GACTTGAAAGCAGCGACGACCAAGAGAGGGGAACAACCAGAGTCCTAGCAGCGCCTCCCTTGGGATCCAAGGAATCACGGGGCCATGCCTCGACCATACTCCTGGCACAGGTGCGGGAGTCCATGAGTGCCCGTTCGGCAGCTTACCAAAGCAGAATCACCGGAAGGCCAGCCGACATCAACTACGTCGTTGCCGGAGTGAAGTTCGATGGCTTCGACGAAGAACGCGGGGTGCTCCTAGAAGCGATCGTCTACGCATGGGAACCAGAT
This portion of the Luteolibacter luteus genome encodes:
- a CDS encoding Tox-REase-5 domain-containing protein produces the protein MSARSAAYQSRITGRPADINYVVAGVKFDGFDEERGVLLEAIVYAWEPDDAVATSPQLIAQRGGGKPWLTKGWLNYSKTEGVIDYPL